Proteins encoded together in one Mycobacterium noviomagense window:
- a CDS encoding 3-ketosteroid-delta-1-dehydrogenase, which translates to MTTAQPATIPAGMPLRDTVVDLLVIGSGTGMAAALTARECGLNVLIVEKSSYVGGSTARSGGALWLPASPILEEHGAVDTVERAQTYLASAVAGTAPGKRSAGYLRNVTGTADMLRRTTRLKLAWAKDYSDYHPEAPGGTAQGRTCECRPLNTKILGEYRTRLRPGLMEPKVPMPTTTADYRWMNLMVRVPRKGMPTIAKRLAQGVGGLLLGRRYAAGGQALAAGLFAGVLRAEIPIWTNTALHRLTMDGARVTGAVVGHNGHEITVGARRGVVLAAGGFDHSMDMRWKFQSESLGEHMSLGAETNTGDAIRSAQDVGAATDLMDQAWWFPAVAPLPGAAPPVMLAERSLPGSLIIDQHGTRFVNEATDYMSFGQRVLERERSGDPVGSMWIVFDQQYRNSYVFAGKLFPRMPIPRAWFQAGIAHRSDELAELPDMIGVPRSEFTATVTRFNEMSRAGYDAEFHRGSSAYDRYYGDPTIAPNPNLRALDKGPFYAVKMVLSDLGTCGGLRADDHARVLREDGSVIEGLYAIGNTAANAFGTTYPGAGATIAQGLVYGYIAARAAAGV; encoded by the coding sequence GTGACGACTGCGCAACCTGCCACCATCCCGGCCGGAATGCCCTTGCGCGACACGGTGGTCGACCTTCTCGTCATCGGCTCCGGGACGGGAATGGCAGCGGCTTTGACAGCGCGCGAGTGCGGATTGAACGTATTGATCGTGGAGAAGTCGTCTTATGTCGGCGGCTCGACCGCCCGTTCCGGCGGCGCATTGTGGTTGCCCGCCAGCCCGATCCTCGAGGAACACGGCGCTGTAGACACCGTGGAGCGTGCCCAAACGTACCTCGCCTCGGCGGTGGCAGGCACCGCACCGGGCAAACGATCCGCCGGTTACCTGCGCAACGTGACCGGGACGGCTGACATGCTGCGCCGCACCACCCGGCTCAAGCTGGCATGGGCCAAGGACTATTCGGACTACCACCCCGAGGCGCCGGGTGGCACCGCGCAGGGTCGGACCTGCGAATGCCGACCGCTGAACACGAAGATCCTCGGCGAGTACCGGACCCGGCTGCGCCCCGGGCTCATGGAGCCCAAGGTTCCCATGCCCACCACCACCGCTGACTATCGGTGGATGAACCTGATGGTCCGGGTTCCGCGAAAAGGCATGCCGACCATAGCCAAACGCCTCGCCCAAGGGGTGGGCGGACTGCTGCTGGGCCGGCGTTACGCCGCGGGAGGGCAGGCCCTGGCCGCAGGACTGTTCGCCGGTGTTCTGCGCGCGGAGATCCCGATTTGGACTAACACCGCACTTCATCGCTTGACCATGGACGGCGCGCGGGTCACCGGCGCAGTGGTGGGCCACAACGGCCACGAAATCACTGTCGGCGCGCGGCGAGGCGTGGTGCTTGCCGCCGGCGGGTTCGATCACAGCATGGACATGCGATGGAAGTTCCAGTCCGAGTCCCTCGGCGAGCACATGAGCCTGGGCGCCGAAACGAATACCGGCGACGCAATCCGGTCCGCTCAAGACGTCGGCGCGGCAACCGATCTCATGGATCAGGCATGGTGGTTTCCGGCCGTGGCACCGCTGCCGGGCGCGGCACCTCCCGTGATGCTGGCCGAGCGGTCCCTGCCCGGCTCGCTGATTATCGATCAGCACGGGACACGGTTCGTCAATGAGGCAACGGATTACATGTCATTCGGGCAACGTGTCCTGGAGCGGGAACGCTCGGGTGATCCGGTCGGATCCATGTGGATCGTCTTCGACCAGCAGTACCGCAACAGCTATGTCTTTGCCGGCAAGCTGTTTCCGCGGATGCCGATTCCGCGGGCGTGGTTCCAGGCGGGGATTGCCCATCGGTCGGACGAGCTCGCTGAACTTCCCGACATGATTGGTGTTCCCCGATCAGAGTTCACCGCTACCGTGACGCGGTTCAACGAGATGTCGCGAGCGGGGTATGACGCGGAGTTCCACCGCGGCAGCAGCGCCTACGACCGCTACTACGGCGATCCGACCATCGCTCCGAACCCGAATCTGCGCGCCCTCGACAAGGGCCCGTTCTATGCGGTGAAGATGGTGCTCAGCGACCTGGGCACCTGTGGCGGTCTGCGCGCCGACGACCATGCGCGGGTGCTGCGCGAAGACGGCAGTGTGATCGAAGGCCTATACGCGATTGGCAATACCGCAGCGAACGCATTCGGGACCACTTATCCCGGCGCCGGCGCCACGATCGCCCAGGGATTGGTGTACGGCTACATTGCCGCCCGCGCTGCGGCCGGAGTGTGA
- a CDS encoding acetyl-CoA acetyltransferase: protein MTVAPRIPVVVAGGEITHRDDDVVDPVQLAAEAARRALDDAGVRIRHRVDAVATPGILLIPRDHPASRITEAVGLAPRRRISCPVGGNTPQYLVEALGNDIRRGALDVALIVGAESGNSARRVKAGRWLADPQPVGCEDESLGDPRPGLSPVELGAGLHWPHEVYPIFESAIAARSGRTLDEQRRWLGELMAPFTAEAASHPDQAWFPIQRTPEELSTVTPENRMVCEPYPKLMNSIITVDMAAAFVITAAEVAQELGIPRDRWVFPWSAASCNDVYFPAQRPDLSRSAGIRAAGRAVLDASEISVDDVKWFDLYSCFPAAVEVAIEALGLDPYDARGFSITGGLPYHGGPGNNYVSHAIVEMVRRCREEPEGIGLISGMGWYISKHSLGLWSATPPPLGWQTPAMAASQASIDATGLPVAVPAEAKGTARIDGYTVVYGRGGQPSWVPVFARMPDGRRVVARSDDHELAAAMSGGMFVGHRIDLQPGGGHARFELR, encoded by the coding sequence CGTGGCGACGCCGGGAATCTTGCTGATTCCGCGTGATCATCCCGCTTCCCGAATCACGGAGGCGGTCGGTCTGGCCCCTCGCCGGCGGATCAGCTGCCCAGTGGGCGGCAACACCCCGCAGTACCTCGTCGAGGCACTCGGCAACGACATCAGGCGCGGCGCTCTCGACGTCGCGCTTATCGTCGGCGCCGAGAGTGGCAACTCTGCCCGCCGGGTAAAAGCGGGGCGTTGGCTCGCCGATCCCCAACCCGTGGGTTGTGAAGACGAGTCGCTGGGTGACCCGCGTCCCGGGCTGAGTCCGGTCGAGTTAGGTGCGGGCTTGCATTGGCCGCATGAGGTCTACCCGATTTTCGAGTCGGCGATCGCGGCACGGTCGGGCCGTACCCTCGACGAGCAGCGAAGGTGGCTGGGGGAGCTGATGGCCCCCTTCACCGCTGAGGCGGCAAGCCATCCTGACCAGGCGTGGTTCCCAATCCAGCGCACGCCGGAAGAGCTGTCCACAGTGACACCGGAAAACCGGATGGTGTGTGAGCCTTACCCCAAGTTGATGAACAGCATCATCACCGTCGACATGGCAGCCGCGTTCGTGATCACGGCGGCCGAGGTGGCTCAAGAGCTGGGCATTCCCCGCGATCGGTGGGTGTTCCCGTGGTCTGCGGCGAGTTGCAACGACGTATACTTCCCCGCCCAGCGGCCCGATCTCAGCCGATCAGCGGGAATCCGTGCCGCAGGCCGCGCCGTGCTCGACGCGTCCGAAATCTCCGTCGACGACGTCAAGTGGTTCGACCTTTACTCGTGCTTCCCCGCAGCCGTCGAGGTGGCGATCGAGGCATTGGGCCTTGATCCGTACGACGCGCGTGGGTTTTCCATCACCGGCGGCCTGCCGTACCACGGCGGTCCGGGCAACAACTACGTCAGCCACGCGATCGTAGAGATGGTGCGGCGATGCCGAGAAGAACCTGAGGGGATCGGGCTCATCTCGGGAATGGGCTGGTACATCAGCAAGCACTCGCTGGGGCTGTGGTCCGCGACGCCACCGCCGCTGGGATGGCAAACGCCGGCCATGGCGGCAAGCCAAGCATCGATCGACGCGACTGGTCTGCCCGTTGCTGTACCCGCTGAGGCGAAGGGAACAGCAAGGATCGACGGCTATACCGTTGTGTATGGTCGCGGCGGCCAACCGTCATGGGTACCGGTATTCGCCCGCATGCCCGACGGCAGACGTGTGGTGGCGCGCAGTGACGACCACGAGTTGGCGGCGGCCATGTCGGGCGGGATGTTCGTCGGTCACAGGATTGACCTGCAGCCCGGTGGGGGTCATGCGAGGTTCGAACTGCGATGA
- a CDS encoding enoyl-CoA hydratase has protein sequence MAVHDDVGTGAVNSESAELVTYETLDEGRIARVWLNRPEAHNAQNRTLLVQLDEAFLRAEADDEVRVVILAARGRNFSAGHDLGSEAALAERKPGPAQHPTFRGYGATRDPIAEKTFLQEWHFYFQNTCRWRDLRKITIAQVQGNAISAGLMLIWACDLIVAADNAKFSDVVGVRMGMPGVEYYAHPWEFGPRKAKELLLTGDSLDADEAYRLGMVSKVFPLDQLEEKTLEFARRIAERPTMAALLIKDSVNAASDAMGFTEALRHAFHVHELGHAHWAARNENRYPVGLPPDVEDWRNAKPSKIARRDEP, from the coding sequence ATGGCAGTCCACGACGATGTGGGCACCGGCGCGGTCAACAGTGAATCCGCTGAGCTGGTGACCTACGAGACGCTCGACGAGGGCCGCATCGCCCGGGTCTGGCTCAACCGGCCCGAGGCGCACAACGCCCAGAACCGCACCCTGCTGGTCCAGCTCGACGAGGCATTCTTACGCGCCGAGGCCGATGACGAAGTCCGGGTGGTAATCCTGGCGGCGCGCGGCAGGAACTTCTCCGCCGGCCACGACCTGGGCTCCGAGGCCGCGCTGGCCGAACGCAAGCCCGGTCCGGCCCAGCATCCGACGTTTCGCGGGTATGGCGCCACCCGCGATCCGATCGCCGAGAAAACGTTTTTGCAGGAATGGCACTTCTATTTCCAGAACACCTGCCGCTGGCGGGACCTGCGCAAGATCACCATCGCTCAGGTGCAGGGCAATGCAATATCCGCAGGTCTGATGCTGATCTGGGCATGCGACCTCATTGTCGCCGCCGACAACGCGAAGTTTTCCGACGTAGTCGGCGTCCGCATGGGTATGCCGGGCGTCGAATACTACGCTCACCCTTGGGAATTCGGCCCGCGTAAAGCGAAAGAACTGCTGTTGACCGGTGATTCGTTGGACGCCGACGAGGCGTACCGGCTCGGCATGGTGTCCAAGGTCTTTCCGCTCGACCAGCTCGAGGAGAAGACGTTGGAATTCGCGCGGCGCATTGCCGAGCGGCCGACGATGGCGGCGCTGCTGATCAAAGACTCGGTGAACGCCGCGTCCGATGCGATGGGATTCACCGAGGCGCTGCGGCACGCGTTCCATGTTCACGAGCTCGGACATGCGCACTGGGCGGCGCGCAACGAAAACCGCTATCCCGTGGGGCTGCCGCCCGATGTGGAGGACTGGCGCAACGCAAAGCCGTCAAAGATCGCCCGCCGCGACGAGCCATAA
- a CDS encoding PadR family transcriptional regulator, with amino-acid sequence MAGSDPPEWPNLAATSWALLGILSYEHELSGYDIRKWIDWSMRFYYGSPAYSQIYSELKKLEQLGLVTSRVENTGGARNRRLYKITEAGLDAVTRWANEAPVDPPTLKHGPLLRVTLAHLTSPGRLKEVLQEHVEYADEMQRKAAKDARWAAADPSWAYARVALQWAERYYANERELALKMIKELDEAEARFPRAKEGGPTKTPWPSPEFWYEIEKKANAEEPD; translated from the coding sequence ATGGCAGGCAGCGATCCGCCGGAGTGGCCGAATCTCGCGGCGACCAGCTGGGCACTGCTCGGCATACTGTCCTACGAACACGAGCTTTCGGGTTACGACATCCGAAAGTGGATCGACTGGAGTATGCGCTTCTACTACGGCAGCCCGGCTTACAGCCAGATCTACTCTGAGCTCAAAAAGCTGGAGCAGCTGGGACTGGTGACTTCTCGTGTCGAGAACACTGGTGGCGCACGTAATCGCCGGCTGTACAAGATCACTGAAGCCGGGCTGGACGCGGTGACTCGTTGGGCTAACGAGGCACCGGTCGATCCACCGACGCTCAAGCATGGGCCGCTGCTGCGGGTGACCTTGGCGCATCTCACCAGCCCGGGACGGCTCAAAGAGGTGCTGCAAGAACACGTGGAGTATGCCGACGAAATGCAGCGCAAGGCCGCGAAGGATGCTAGGTGGGCCGCTGCGGATCCGTCGTGGGCATATGCCCGCGTCGCGTTACAGTGGGCCGAGCGGTATTACGCCAACGAACGGGAACTAGCGCTGAAGATGATCAAAGAGCTCGACGAAGCTGAAGCCAGGTTCCCCCGAGCCAAGGAAGGCGGGCCCACGAAAACTCCTTGGCCCTCACCCGAATTCTGGTACGAGATCGAGAAGAAAGCCAACGCCGAGGAACCGGACTGA
- a CDS encoding amidohydrolase family protein, whose product MAATWDTIDRYVVISTDTHAGADLYDYKQYLPAHLHDEFDAWAKTYVSPFDDLIIATANRNWDHELRISEMDADGVAGEVLLPNTVPPFFPTTPNITISLPRTRDEFEKRWAGVQAHNRWQVDFCSLAPTRRRGLIQIFPNDIDLAVEEVRWGAGQECFGGVLIPPVSPGDPHVAPLFHTRYEPLWALCAELDLTVVQHAGAGSPEMPMDQPASNAVLITEMALWAQRTLGHLILAGVFERYPTLRFVPTEQGTLWVQQQLAVLDAMVPTMKSEAHNRTYGMFGGSSVDALTMSPSEYARRNLYLASELAPFDAGMIDFMGADHIMWGSDYPHEEGFTPHSRLAIRWALHNRSEDECRKILGGNAGRLYRFDLDALAPVAAKIGPTVDEVHTPLEDTGYHAPAAFGYRPFEGGLALKRLAPARG is encoded by the coding sequence ATGGCTGCAACCTGGGACACGATCGATCGGTACGTCGTCATCTCGACGGACACCCACGCCGGGGCCGATCTCTACGACTACAAGCAGTATCTGCCCGCACATCTGCACGACGAGTTCGACGCCTGGGCCAAAACTTACGTCAGCCCGTTCGACGACCTGATCATCGCGACGGCCAACCGGAACTGGGACCACGAGCTCCGGATCTCCGAAATGGACGCCGACGGGGTCGCGGGAGAGGTGTTGCTGCCCAACACCGTTCCGCCGTTCTTCCCAACCACCCCTAACATCACGATCAGCCTGCCCCGCACCCGCGACGAGTTCGAGAAGCGTTGGGCCGGCGTCCAGGCGCACAATCGCTGGCAGGTCGACTTCTGCTCGCTGGCTCCCACGCGGCGTCGCGGCCTGATTCAGATCTTCCCCAACGACATCGACCTGGCCGTTGAAGAGGTCCGGTGGGGTGCCGGGCAAGAGTGCTTCGGTGGGGTGCTCATCCCGCCGGTCTCACCGGGCGATCCGCACGTCGCCCCGCTGTTCCATACCCGCTATGAACCGCTCTGGGCGCTGTGCGCGGAGCTGGACCTGACGGTGGTACAGCACGCGGGCGCAGGCAGCCCTGAGATGCCGATGGACCAGCCGGCGTCCAACGCGGTGCTGATCACCGAGATGGCACTGTGGGCCCAGCGCACGCTGGGCCACCTGATACTGGCCGGCGTGTTCGAGCGCTACCCGACGCTGCGGTTCGTGCCGACCGAGCAGGGCACGCTGTGGGTCCAGCAGCAACTGGCGGTACTTGACGCGATGGTGCCGACCATGAAATCCGAAGCGCACAACCGCACCTACGGGATGTTCGGCGGGTCGTCGGTCGACGCGCTGACCATGAGCCCGAGCGAATACGCAAGGCGCAACCTCTATCTGGCAAGCGAGCTGGCGCCCTTCGACGCGGGGATGATCGATTTCATGGGGGCCGACCACATCATGTGGGGCAGTGACTATCCGCACGAGGAGGGCTTCACCCCGCACTCAAGGTTGGCCATCCGCTGGGCGCTGCACAACAGGTCGGAAGACGAATGCCGAAAGATATTGGGCGGCAACGCAGGCCGGCTGTACCGCTTCGACCTTGATGCGTTGGCACCGGTTGCCGCCAAGATCGGGCCGACGGTCGACGAGGTGCACACTCCGCTCGAGGACACCGGCTACCACGCCCCGGCTGCTTTCGGCTACCGGCCATTCGAAGGCGGATTGGCGCTCAAGCGTCTGGCGCCTGCGCGCGGTTAA
- a CDS encoding SDR family oxidoreductase, which yields MQLSFENRTYLVTGGGSGIGKAVAAGLVASGASVMIVGRDAYKLQSAAKEIEKAGAGAIRLEPADVTDENEIAQVVGAATAWHGRLHGVVHCAGGSETIGPITQVDSEAWRRTVDLNVNGTMYVLKHSARELVHGGGGSFVGISSIAASNTHRWFGAYGVTKSAVDHLMMLAADELGPSWVRVNGIRPGLIRTDLVSAITESPELSEDYRVCTPLPRVGEVEDVANLAMFLLSDAASWITGQVINVDGGHALRRGPDFSAMLEPVFGADGLRGVV from the coding sequence GTGCAGCTTTCGTTCGAAAACCGGACATACCTGGTCACCGGCGGTGGCAGCGGGATCGGCAAGGCGGTGGCCGCCGGGCTGGTTGCGTCGGGAGCGTCGGTGATGATCGTCGGGCGCGATGCCTACAAGTTGCAGTCCGCCGCCAAGGAAATCGAGAAGGCCGGCGCCGGTGCCATCCGCTTGGAACCGGCCGACGTCACCGATGAGAACGAGATCGCACAGGTCGTCGGCGCCGCGACCGCATGGCACGGTCGGCTGCACGGTGTGGTGCATTGTGCGGGTGGGTCGGAGACCATCGGCCCGATCACCCAGGTCGATTCGGAGGCGTGGCGGCGCACCGTCGACCTGAACGTCAACGGCACCATGTATGTCCTCAAGCATTCCGCGCGTGAGTTGGTTCACGGCGGCGGCGGATCGTTCGTCGGGATCTCCTCGATCGCAGCCAGCAACACCCACCGGTGGTTCGGCGCCTACGGAGTGACCAAATCGGCGGTCGACCACTTGATGATGTTGGCCGCCGACGAGCTGGGCCCGTCGTGGGTGCGCGTCAACGGCATCCGGCCGGGGCTGATCCGCACCGACCTGGTCTCGGCGATCACCGAGTCGCCGGAATTGAGCGAGGACTACCGGGTCTGCACCCCGCTGCCGCGGGTGGGTGAGGTCGAAGACGTCGCGAACCTCGCGATGTTCCTGCTCAGCGATGCCGCCAGCTGGATTACCGGGCAGGTCATAAACGTCGACGGCGGGCACGCGTTGCGGCGCGGCCCGGATTTCAGCGCGATGCTGGAGCCGGTGTTCGGGGCCGACGGGCTACGCGGAGTGGTCTGA
- a CDS encoding alpha,alpha-trehalose-phosphate synthase (UDP-forming), producing MAPGERRGHKGSGPGDSDFVVVANRLPIDMERLADGSTTWKRSPGGLVTALEPLLRRRRGAWIGWPGIVDADEEPIVAEDLRLHPVRLSADDVAQYYEGFSNATLWPLYHDVIVKPIYHRQWWDRYAEVNHRFAEATSRAAARGATVWVQDYQLQLVPKMLRELRPDLTIGFFLHIPFPPVELFMQLPWRTEIIEGLLGADLVGFHLPGGAQNFLFLSRRLVGANTSRGAVGVRSRFGEVELGSRTVRVGAFPISIDSAELDHKARNRSIRRRAREIRAELGNPRKVLLGVDRLDYTKGIDVRLKAFNELLAEGRAKRDDTVLVQLATPSRERVESYQILRSDIERQVGHINGEYGEVGHPVVHYIHRPVPRDELVAFFVAADVMLVTPLRDGMNLVAKEYVACRSDLGGALVLSEFTGAAAELHHAYLVNPHDTERVKDAIEAALNQPVEEGRRRMRALRRQVLTHDVDRWARSFLDALAEAQFGRR from the coding sequence GTGGCTCCCGGGGAACGCCGGGGCCACAAAGGTTCGGGCCCCGGGGACTCCGACTTCGTGGTGGTCGCCAACCGACTGCCGATCGATATGGAGCGGCTCGCCGACGGGTCCACCACCTGGAAGCGCAGCCCCGGTGGGCTGGTCACAGCGTTAGAGCCGCTGCTGCGCCGTCGCCGCGGAGCCTGGATCGGTTGGCCCGGAATCGTCGATGCCGACGAAGAGCCCATCGTGGCGGAGGATCTACGGCTGCATCCCGTGCGGCTGTCCGCCGACGACGTCGCCCAGTATTACGAGGGGTTCTCCAATGCGACCCTGTGGCCGCTGTACCACGACGTCATCGTCAAGCCGATCTACCACCGCCAATGGTGGGACCGCTATGCCGAGGTCAACCACCGCTTCGCCGAAGCGACGTCACGCGCCGCCGCTCGCGGCGCAACCGTGTGGGTGCAGGATTACCAGCTGCAACTGGTCCCGAAGATGCTGCGCGAGCTGCGTCCGGATCTGACCATCGGTTTCTTCCTGCACATTCCGTTTCCGCCGGTCGAGCTGTTCATGCAGCTGCCGTGGCGCACCGAGATCATCGAAGGACTGCTCGGCGCCGACTTGGTGGGCTTTCATTTGCCCGGCGGCGCTCAGAACTTCTTGTTCTTGTCGCGGCGACTCGTCGGGGCCAACACCTCCCGCGGCGCGGTGGGTGTCCGCTCGCGGTTCGGTGAAGTCGAGCTGGGCTCGCGCACCGTCCGGGTGGGCGCCTTCCCCATCTCCATCGACTCAGCTGAACTGGACCACAAGGCCCGGAACCGCAGTATCAGGCGACGGGCCCGCGAAATCCGGGCCGAACTCGGCAACCCCCGCAAGGTCCTGCTCGGTGTCGACCGGCTCGACTACACCAAGGGCATCGACGTTCGGCTGAAGGCTTTCAACGAGCTGCTCGCCGAAGGCCGCGCCAAGCGCGACGACACCGTGCTGGTCCAGCTGGCGACCCCGAGCCGCGAGCGCGTTGAGAGCTACCAGATCCTGCGCAGCGACATCGAACGCCAAGTCGGCCACATCAACGGTGAATACGGCGAAGTCGGCCATCCGGTGGTGCACTACATCCACCGTCCCGTCCCTCGCGACGAGCTGGTTGCGTTTTTCGTCGCCGCCGACGTCATGCTGGTCACACCGCTGCGCGACGGCATGAACCTGGTGGCCAAGGAATACGTCGCCTGCCGCAGCGACCTGGGCGGCGCGCTGGTGTTGAGCGAATTCACCGGCGCCGCAGCCGAATTGCACCACGCCTACCTCGTCAACCCGCATGACACCGAGCGCGTCAAGGACGCGATCGAGGCGGCGCTCAACCAGCCTGTCGAGGAAGGGCGCCGACGGATGCGCGCGCTGCGACGCCAGGTGCTCACCCATGACGTCGACCGCTGGGCAAGATCGTTTCTCGACGCGCTCGCCGAGGCCCAATTCGGCAGGCGCTGA
- a CDS encoding carboxymuconolactone decarboxylase family protein: MANGERIPMLDTEEARRRATERGLPQAIAELSVFRIALHQPGVAAALNGMLNELLWTGTLDARLRELIIMRIAWATGSVYEWTQHWRVARAVAVPERDLLAVRDWRNADHFGAVERAVLAATDETLRDGMISDETWQACRTVLGDDPAVLVELVAAIGNWRLFSALLRSLDVPLEGGMTPWPPDGASPY; the protein is encoded by the coding sequence ATGGCCAATGGAGAGCGGATCCCGATGCTTGACACCGAAGAGGCCCGCCGACGCGCTACCGAACGTGGCCTTCCGCAAGCCATCGCCGAACTCTCGGTTTTCCGGATCGCCTTGCATCAGCCGGGCGTCGCCGCGGCGCTGAACGGCATGCTCAATGAGCTGTTGTGGACTGGAACGCTCGACGCCCGCCTACGCGAGCTGATCATTATGCGCATAGCCTGGGCGACCGGCTCAGTTTACGAATGGACGCAGCACTGGAGAGTTGCACGCGCTGTCGCTGTACCCGAACGTGACCTGCTTGCGGTGCGCGACTGGCGAAATGCCGATCACTTTGGCGCGGTGGAACGGGCCGTGCTGGCCGCGACCGACGAGACGCTGCGTGACGGCATGATCTCCGATGAGACCTGGCAAGCGTGTCGGACTGTGCTCGGCGACGACCCGGCCGTGCTGGTAGAACTCGTGGCCGCGATCGGAAACTGGCGGCTGTTCTCGGCGCTTCTTCGGTCGCTGGACGTGCCGTTGGAAGGCGGCATGACCCCATGGCCTCCCGACGGCGCGTCACCCTACTAG
- a CDS encoding NAD(P)-dependent oxidoreductase, with the protein MEIGFIGLGNMGRGMAANLVKAGHHVTVYNRTAAKAEALAQQGAIPAHTVADACRGQAVVTMLAGDEAVEEVTYGEHGILASLAAGATHVSSSTISVGLSKRLAAAHTSAGQHYVAAPVFGRPEAAAGAKLFVVAAGEPQTLDPLTPLFDTIGQRTFVVSEQPHTANLVKLSGNFLIASVIESLGEAIALVGKGGVDPLHYVDILTSTLFSAPAYQTYGGLIARKEFEPAGFAATLGLKDIKLALAAGDELRVPLPLGSLLRDRFLTLVANGHGDLDWSAIAALAGRDAGSGSDHSA; encoded by the coding sequence ATGGAAATTGGATTCATCGGCCTGGGCAACATGGGCCGCGGCATGGCCGCCAACCTCGTTAAAGCGGGCCACCACGTCACCGTGTACAACCGCACCGCCGCCAAGGCGGAAGCCCTTGCCCAGCAGGGCGCTATCCCCGCTCACACCGTGGCGGACGCCTGCCGCGGACAGGCCGTAGTCACGATGCTGGCCGGCGACGAGGCGGTCGAAGAGGTCACCTACGGCGAGCATGGCATCCTCGCGTCGCTGGCGGCCGGTGCCACCCACGTCTCGTCGAGCACCATCAGCGTCGGCCTGTCCAAGCGCCTGGCCGCCGCGCACACCAGCGCCGGTCAACACTATGTCGCCGCGCCGGTGTTCGGCCGACCCGAAGCCGCTGCTGGCGCAAAGCTTTTCGTCGTCGCGGCGGGCGAACCGCAAACGCTTGACCCCTTGACACCGCTGTTCGACACGATCGGGCAACGCACCTTCGTGGTCTCCGAGCAACCGCACACCGCCAATCTGGTCAAGCTTTCCGGCAACTTTCTGATCGCGTCGGTCATCGAGTCACTGGGTGAGGCAATCGCGCTGGTCGGCAAGGGCGGTGTGGATCCGCTGCATTATGTCGACATCCTCACTTCGACGCTGTTCAGCGCGCCCGCCTACCAGACCTATGGCGGGTTGATCGCGCGCAAAGAATTCGAACCCGCCGGCTTCGCAGCCACGCTGGGGCTCAAAGACATCAAGCTGGCACTGGCCGCCGGCGACGAGCTTCGCGTCCCACTGCCGCTGGGCAGCCTGCTGCGCGACCGGTTCCTGACCCTGGTGGCCAACGGCCACGGCGATCTCGACTGGTCGGCGATCGCCGCGCTCGCGGGCCGCGACGCCGGCAGCGGCTCAGACCACTCCGCGTAG